In the genome of Drosophila yakuba strain Tai18E2 chromosome 3R, Prin_Dyak_Tai18E2_2.1, whole genome shotgun sequence, one region contains:
- the LOC6538412 gene encoding uncharacterized protein LOC6538412, with protein MPNAIGASSITKWISQIESFEQRELVTNICKRAIDEMYADNKRGLDKVTAATPPTHALQQQQQHPHQQQQQQHLQHVLQLQQQQQQHLQQQHHLQHQMHTHHNFQQHETPATVSQQQHMQQQQSQTTQQQHATQQQQQQQQQQQQQTAGMFTRFDANKSTKGASKMRRDLINAEIANLRDLLPLPQSTRQRLSQLQLMALVCVYVRKANYFQQVFKRHNAMHHLHHQTATPNIGFSKALSGFLMMLTQNGKLLYISDNAAEYLGHSMEDLLIHGDSVYDIIDKQDHANIQAELNRNVPPQPGGSSQASSGGAGGAGGAGDSTSSNGSAAGAGGAGGAGGASSLEGEHRMFLCRMNVSRNARRQMRFGDQKVVLVQGHYLSFLPLCSRNEPVFLATCTPIAMPETRECVVQGATNVFTTIHSMDMKIAHIDKNGEFHLGYDKSTLQGTSWYNLIHSDNLTEAQKKHSLIIQSEQDRSCILLVRMQRSSGEYTWVHVVLQVRDSPDSTQQPVIVCTNQVLNDREASIMLANSWLYHYYTVQSKIQFGMPLDSGIRIPPGTPSSGYYSPHSSHPPATPGGATPNLGIASSFGTHHTHPHHSHHPHHHHHHHHPATAYHHHPHMGTYGGVYHAKAAIELKEDQPLFCFQEPVDYSQVNSHVNPPNATSTPNPPTSKSTTPPPPKKRARKLEPLYLHAERSPAAAITPEPDCYAIHTHPAAAYATSSVVSSDASVIYATIVPTRPRLPNKSLPPDPADFIEQWNPSPPWSESAQKASLDSFGSSHELSPCITTTPPTPTSATPHQSGLGSTQTIGPAFSFEWMSDPLVPVTYQQWPPTGDHHQHLSQHLSQSQSHQNPLQQQQQQHQQQHEQLLLGQQPHLHQQHQHLALHHGRGEHSLEGESQGVVVVPPIPISIPIPTATGHGDAGEPVEDRDPKN; from the exons ATGCCAAATGCTATTGGAGCTAGCTCTATAACCAAATGGATATCGCAAATTGAATCTTTCGAGCAGAGAG AATTGgtaacaaatatttgcaaacgTGCGATCGACGAAATGTATGCGGATAATAAACGTGGCCTAGACAAGGTGACGGCAGCGACCCCGCCCACCCACGccctccagcagcagcagcaacatccgcaccaacagcagcagcaacagcatttGCAGCATGtcctgcaactgcagcagcaacagcagcaacaccttcagcagcagcatcactTGCAGCACCAGATGCATACGCATCATAACTTCCAGCAGCATGAGACGCCAGCAACAGTgtcgcaacagcagcacatgcaacagcagcagtcgcaaacgacacagcagcaacatgcaacacagcaacagcagcagcaacagcaacaacagcagcaacagacaGCCGGCATGTTTACAAG ATTCGATGCTAACAAATCGACGAAGGGCGCCTCGAAGATGCGACGCGATCTCATAAATGCGGAGATAGCCAATCTGAGGGATCTCCTGCCGCTGCCCCAATCGACGCGCCAGCGCCTCTCGCAACTGCAACTGATGGCCCTCGTGTGTGTCTATGTGCGGAAAGCCAACTACTTCCAGCAAG TTTTCAAACGTCACAATGCGATGCATCATCTCCATCATCAGACAGCAACTCCAAATATTGGCTTCTCAAAG GCACTCTCCGGCTTTTTGATGATGCTCAcacaaaatggcaaattgctTTATATATCGGATAATGCGGCGGAGTACTTGGGCCATTCCATG GAGGATCTGCTGATACACGGTGACTCCGTTTACGATATCATTGACAAACAGGATCACGCAAACATCCAGGCCGAGCTGAATAGGAACGTGCCACCGCAGCCGGGTGGCTCGAGTCAGGCGAGCagcggtggtgctggtggtgctggtggtgccgGCGACTCAACGTCCAGCAATGGTAGTGCCGCTGGTgccggtggtgctggtggtgctggtggcgCCTCCAGTCTCGAGGGCGAGCATCGCATGTTCCTCTGTCGCATGAATGTTAGCCGCAATGCGCGACGGCAAATGCGTTTCGGCGATCAGAAG GTTGTCCTGGTCCAGGGTCACTATTTGTCATTCCTGCCGCTCTGCAGTCGCAACGAGCCCGTCTTTTTGGCCACCTGCACTCCGATTGCCATGCCCGAAACCAGGGAGTGTGTGGTGCAAGGTGCCACCAACGTCTTCACCACCATCCATTCGATGGACATGAAAATAGCCCATATCGATAAAAA TGGCGAGTTTCATTTGGGCTATGATAAGTCGACTCTGCAGGGCACATCCTGGTACAATCTGATCCACAGCGATAATCTGACGGAGGCGCAAAAAAAGCACAGCTTAA TTATCCAATCGGAACAAGATCGCAGTTGTATTCTTCTAGTACGAATGCAGAGATCCAGTGGAGAATACACGTGGGTACACGTGGTTTTACAAGTGCGAGATAGTCCCGACTCCACGCAACAACCTGTTATCGTGTGCACAAATCAAGTACTCAA tGATCGAGAGGCCTCAATAATGCTGGCCAACTCCTGGCTGTATCACTACTATACCGTCCAGTCGAAGATCCAGTTCGGCATGCCGCTGGACAGTGGCATCCGTATCCCACCGGGAACTCCCTCCAGCGGCTACTACAGTCCCCACTCATCCCATCCACCGGCCACTCCAGGTGGCGCAACACCCAATTTGGGCATAGCCAGTAGCTTTGGCACCCACCACACCCATCCACACCACTCGCAccacccgcaccaccaccatcatcaccaccatccGGCGACAGCTTACCACCACCATCCGCATATGGGTACTTATGGTGGAGTCTATCATGCGAAGGCAGCCATCGAGCTTAAGGAGGATCAGCcgctgttttgttttcaggAGCCCGTCGACTACAGCCAAGTGAATAGCCACGTTAATCCTCCGAATGCCACAAGTACTCCCAATCCGCCTACCTCCAAATCGACCACGCCCCCACCGCCCAAGAAGCGGGCTCGCAAGCTGGAACCACTCTACTTGCACGCCGAACGTTCTCCGGCGGCGGCGATAACTCCGGAACCGGATTGCTATGCCATCCATACTCATCCGGCTGCTGCGTATGCCACCTCATCGGTGGTCAGCAGTGATGCTTCAGTTATATATGCCACCATAGTGCCGACGAGACCGAGGCTACCCAATAAATCACTGCCCCCGGATCCGGCGGATTTTATAGAGCAATGGAACCCCAGTCCACCCTGGTCGGAATCGGCGCAGAAGGCTTCGTTGGATAGCTTTGGATCCTCCCACGAGCTGAGTCCTTGCATCACGACCACGCCCCCCACGCCCACGAGTGCCACACCGCATCAAAGTGGCTTGGGCAGCACCCAGACCATAGGACCTGCATTTAGTTTTGAATGGATGTCGGATCCTTTGGTACCGGTCACGTACCAGCAGTGGCCACCAACCGGTGACCATCATCAGCATCTTTCGCAGCACTTGAGCCAGAGTCAAAGCCACCAAAATCccctccagcagcagcagcagcagcatcagcagcagcacgagCAGCTTCTACTTGGACAACAGCCGCAtctccaccagcagcaccagcacttAGCACTTCATCATGGACGTGGGGAGCACTCCCTGGAGGGGGAAAGtcagggggtggtggtggtgccacCGATACCCATTTCGATACCGATACCAACGGCCACGGGCCATGGGGATGCCGGCGAACCGGTTGAGGATAGAG ATCCCAAAAATTAG